In the Papaver somniferum cultivar HN1 unplaced genomic scaffold, ASM357369v1 unplaced-scaffold_28, whole genome shotgun sequence genome, ACCATCTTTGTTCTTATTTGAAAGCACATTCACACCTCCGTCGTTCCCGTTGGCGAGTACATTCACACCATCTTTGTTCCTGTTTGAAAGCACATTCACACCTTCGTTGTTCCCGTTGGAGAGTACATTCACGCCATCTTTGTTCTTATTTGAAAGCACATTCACACCTCCGTCGTTCCCGTTGGCGAGTACATTCACACCATCTTTGTTCTTGTTTGAAAGAACATTCACACCTCCGTCGTTCCCATTGGCGAGTACATTCACACCATCTTTGTTCTTATTTGAAAGCACATTTACTCCATGTTGGTTTTCATCTGCGATTATATTTATACCATCTTTGTTTCCGTTGGCGAGTATATTTACACCATCTTTATTATTGTTGGCAAGCACATTTATTCCATTTTGGTTGTTTTTCGAGAGCACATCTATACCACCCAATCGCCTCTGTATaattattttcaaaataaaaaatgtctatcaaaataaaaattagaaaacaAAAGGACATCTTTCATACGGgaataaaaaaatatggaaacTGGTGACAGATTGTCAGCAATCCCGGATAACAAAAGGGTGAGCGATGCACGGTATTAATAGAATATATAAATAGTAATAAACCTAACCAACAGAACATATGTTTATGTTCACAAATAACTATTATAGGTAGATAGAATACGTACCGCATCGACAATTGAGGAAGACATCATACTGATTAGACCAAGAAAAAAGATCGTAGAGAAAATAATGCCGGTACGGTTTGCCATTTCCAATCCCACTTAATCAACTAACTTGAAATGTGTTAATTCTCTGTCGCTCCCAAAGTTTGTCGACCTCCTAAATAAGATCGACTTGCTTTTTAAAGAGAAAGAGAACTTAACTTGATAGATAATGGAAAGTTGATGAGATTTAAATACGCAACAGAGCTCTATTTATAGCAATGCCTCTTAGATTTCATTGGATAGTGTCTGGTTAGTTCTGtttcaagaaaataaataatgtttggattaattaatgttttttttgGATATGAAATCTTCAATTATTCTGTTTTTATTTGAAATTGGCCATCGGGAGATATTTTATCAAATGACCAACAGTAGTGGTGCATTATAAGTTTTTATCAGGACAACACAAATGAAAGTGAATGATTAACTCTGAACCCGGGTATATGGACGGATGTTCAGTACACATCCGTTGTAACAATAATTGATTATTAGACATTTTTGTTTTCAGAAACCCATAGATAGATTTAGTTAATTTTGATAATCCTCTCGTAAGATCAAAGCTTCTAATTTACAAATGGAGCTTGAGAATATCCTAGCAATATTGcccgtagtttttttttttttttttttgaagcaatattGCCGGTAGTTGTCAGGCAAGGTTACTACGGGTTTGCACGACTGAATATGaccaaaaagagaagaaattactgGATTTTTAATTCCGTGTCTGCTTTTGTTTTTGCCGTTTCATGAACACTACACAACAGTGTCTTGGCGTTACGTGGCGCCATTATTAGTGATCCTTTAAAATATTGGCATAGACTAAAACATTGATGCGATATCCACCCACGTCCATTAACTATGTTGCTAATTGGCTGGATGATTGATTATTTCCGTTGACAGCAGGTAATACTGGATGAACAGATATGAACTGATTATAATGCTAATCAGTTCTAATTACTTGGTGATCATATATTATTAGCATGTGCACGTCCTATTAACGGCTTGCCCACCAACACTAACGAAGATTTACTCGCAAGTCTTTACTACAAATAGTATTAGCGTGCACGTCTAATGTCTTGGCCACCTGAATGATTGTTCTTAACAATTGTTTTCGCATGCAACTTGAGCATATAAATAGCATGCAACTTGAGCATATAAAATCAGAGAGGATTAAATAGCTAGTGCTACTCATGCAAGGCTATTAGAGTAAtttaattatttgtttttttcttttctacagaaaaagaaaagaaaaaaaagtccaATCACCGATAACATCTAGCTagaaattgatatgattttttttttctttttttcacacataagtgtttaaccccatcttttttttgtgattttttttttataaaaaaattaattatattaACTAAACAATATAATACAAAAGGtctacaattttattttttttgtgatcTTGTTGCTTGAATACCAAGACTTGATCGTAAACCACGTGGATGGTTGTTGGCAACGACAACCACTAAGGTGATGGGGAATTGGTTTGATTAACTCCGTTAGCAGAAGCTAATTCTTTCAATTTGAGGCTATCACCGACATTCTAGAAATGACAATTcgactttttattttatttttttgaaactggaGATTAAATTTATTATGAAGTGGTGTTTACATAGCTTTTATCCTCATGCAGTTGATTGACAATGCAACTGGGAGGTGTTAATTAACACACACCACTGATTCTATCTATCTTGCATATTTTGATAGAATGTCtgtaatcttattcttctctctaGGCACGTACGAATGTTGCCAAGAGCTAAAACTACAAATTAAAATTTTATGATCTAAAACCATATTCTTGATTCTCCAATCTATGTTGAGAGAGTCTTTAGTCAAGGCATCAACCACCTGACTTGAGTCTAATTCGAATTCTTCCTTCTCCAAATTTAGCTCTTTAGACCACTTAGTTGCCTCCCATAATCTCCTGCACTCCGCATGCTCTGGACCCAAAGGTGCTGCTAAGTAGATACATTTTGAGCCACGGTGGGTACCTACAAAATCATGTATGGTTAGTCCTATACCTCCAGATTTATTAGCCAAAAGGAAAGAACCATCTGAATTAATTTTATAAGATCCTCTCATAGGATGACACCAATGAAAATTGACTCTAGACTGTAAAGAAGGAGGAACATGAGTACAAGAAGGCTTAGTTTCAAATTCGGATAAATCCTTCCGGCACTGGTGAGTGATTTTCTCCAGTGTTGAATTTATGCCTTTGAAAACTTTGTCTCATCTTTCCGTCCATATGCACTATGCAGTTATAGTTATGTTGGACACATCTCCTTCTTTAATTTGATTTGATTGGCCAGTAATTTGTCCATCCAACTACAAAACCATTCTTGCAAGTTATCACCTTGATGTGTGTGAATACCTAAGTTATCAAACCAAACTTTCTTAGTTAACTGATATTCCAAAATTATGTGAGCTGCAGTCTCAGGTACTTGAGAACTAAAATGACAGTTCATATCTCCATTCTGGATAGCATAATAGAGTTTATCTCTGGTGGGAAGTATATATTTGACACATTTCCACAAAAACTAATTGATTCTAGGAAGTAATGGCAGCTTCCAGAGTTTTTTGAATATTCCTTGCATTCTAGTTCCCACagaatgatttagattcttctCCTCAAACATTTTCCTATAAGCTGATTTTACTGAGAAATGTCCATTTCTTCCAAGGGTTCAGACCAAAGTGTCTTCatgatgatgctgaattgagATATTCAGTATTAATCTTGTTGTAGTAGATTCAAACAAGGAGAAAATAAGCTGATAATCCCAACTTCATGTGTCTTGAGAAAAAAAGTTGATGCACATACTTGTAGTTGGGGTGAAATGAAACTCCATTTTTAGGAATTGGTGGCCCTTCTAGATCCTGAATCCATATGTGCTTTCAGATCAAGATTTTTTATTCATTACCAACCCTCCAACAACTGTACCTTTTTATGAAATTCAATTACTACTAATTCCTCTCCAAGACCATGTTGAGTTACTGTTTTCATTGGCATTAAAAACCTCCCCATCTGGATAATGTTTAGCTTATAATGATTTTGCACAAATGGAAGTACTATCAGTGCACATCTTCCATGTGGATTTAGCTAAAGAGACCTATTAAATAAATGAAGATCTCTAAAGCCCAATCCCCCTTCTTCTTTGGGTTTATTACCACTCCTCCATGTGATGATCTCTCTACCCTTGTTTGACTTCTTATTCCTCCAAATTTTTTGCAAGATTGAATTCATCTTTGAAATAGTTGTGTCAGGTACCCTGAAACTGCTCATATGGTGTACGAGATAATCATTGGTAACATTCCTTATCATTACCGATCTTCAAGCTTCAAACATATTTACATCTCTCCATATTGATAATCTAGTTTCCATCTTCTCAGTGAGagtagaaaaataattttttttattccttCCTATAAAGAAAGGAAGACCcaaatatttatcttttttaataTCAAGTTCTTTGACTTGCAGAATACCACTGATAATTTGACAGAGTGAAGGAGACATATTCTTGCTAAAGAAGACTGCAGATTTATGAAAATTAGTAAGATGATTTGAGCATGCACTGAATTCCTTAATCACTTGAAGGGGCTTGTTGACTTGAAATAGATTTGCCTTACATAATAATAGGAAATCATCTGCAAAAATAGATTTGCCTTACATAATAATAGGAAATCATCTGATTTATCTTGGGAGCAGATCTTGAAATCTTCATACCTGTGAGATGATTAGTAAGTTCATGGTGGTTCAGTTGTCTTGAGAAAGGTTCCATTGTTAACATGAATAGGTAAGGGGAAAGAGGATCCCTTTGCCTAATTCCTCTTGCAGGTTTGAATGATTTAGAAGGACAACCATTCACCCTAATTTTCACTTGAGTAGTGCTTATACTTTGATAAATGAGCTGACATAACTTCTCACTGAAACCAAATTTCCTCAGAACTTCAAGAAGGAAGTCTCATtctaatctgtcaaatgcttttgacatATCCGTTTTCAGAGCAAGATGGCAtgttcttcctctttttcttttcatagCTTTAACCAACTCTTATGCTAAACagatattctcagaaatcaatcttCCAGGAACATAGGATGACTGCATGGGAGAATGATATCAGGCATATGCTTTTTAATCTGAGAACAATTAACTTGGAGATTTAGTTTGTAAACGGTGTTACACACGACAATAGGCCTATAATCTTCTGGTTTGTGAGATGATGGACACTTAGGAATCAATGTGACTCTAGTTTTATTAATTTTCTTGAGAAGGTATCCAGAAGTGAagaaatcttttaccatcttgcAAATATCATCTTTCACAACCTTCCATTAAGTTTGATAGAAGCCAGggggaaaccatctggacctggagaagTTCAAGGTTCCATGGTCATCAGAGCATCATAAGTGTTTTTATCATTTGGAGTGGCAATTAAAGCATTATTATTTTTATCTGAAATACAAGTAAGAATATGTTGAAGGAAATGATAACTGTCATCTAGGCTTGAGGTTGAACTTATCTTCTGAAAATGAGTAACAAGAAGTTCTTCAATACAGTCCATATCTTGACACCATGAACCAACATGTGCTAGTAAAGAATCAATTCTATTTCttacttgaaaaagcgggagtataacaaccacacacaatatttcgttcggcaatctgtatggactaactccaagtatcaatcaatttatatcaacaaccaaaggttggatttaccagttgattgaactacacacaacctgtgatatttcaattatataaacaaatataatacgaaaaataaataacacagacaccagaagttttgttaacgaggaaaccgcaaatgcagaaaaacctaggacctagtccagatttgaacaccacattgtattaagctgctacagacactagcctactacaagttaacttcggactggaatgtagttgggctctaaccaagtctcacaccgattaaggtacagtcgcgttcctcacgcctctgaatcctagcaggactctacgcacttgattcccttagctgttctcacccaaaactaagagttgttacgacccaaaatcgaagacttataacaaatctgtctcccacggaaaagtatattctgatagataaatctgtctcccatagaagtacctatgaagtttttttccatcttttgataaacaaggtgaacatgaaccaattgataatccgatcttatatttccgaagaacatcctagaaatgtcaatcacctcataataacataattatatggtagtaaaagaagttattgtggaatcataaagaaggagacgaagagatttgtgattactttttatatcttaagtatcggagataaatctcgagcaaatcttagagaagatagtactcaatacgatagaacaagtaagatcagaacacacaactacagagaaaatagttaggtctggcttcacgaatcccaaacgaagtcttcaagtcgttaagctataatggttttggaaaaacctaggctaaaggagaatcgactctagtcgcaactaggacacaataaAGTATCGGGATTGGGTTTTCTAGttactagagttatcccttatatagtctttcaaatcatggtttgcttacaatcaaagttaAGATATCTTAGAAATAAAGTATTCAAtatgcaccgttagatgaaacctgatttaagattcaagctaagtttacttaaaaccaaagaaatatctctccaccgttatatggttttagtttgttacacataaaaatatatcttcatttagatatggttaaccgtacctaaacgtgtatattgagttggctcaacaatagttaactgaagttagctatatgaacacttttgtcttaaccacattcatctaacacttctatatcaaatatgatgatcaataaattatgaaagataatcaaatgaatctaattgtgttactcatagagttgttcaattttttatatcacatagaagtatacaagaaacaattgaaacaaaatcagattgattcatgagaatcaattcatgaacattaagccacggtttgcaaagattgcattccttaattcataaatgtattttttcatgagttctttaatattccttgaattcttcgttacttcaagtacTCTAGCgattctaaacatgttcaactcaacatcattgttgttgaagatttttAGCCATAAAAATAATCGACaagttgttttcttattgttattcaatgtcatagtattattacatatcatcaaagttcaattgtatcacaactttgacaataatactatggtgatgtgtatcactaccccttagtcaatacttccatctcacaatgaaaccCCCCCNNNNNNNNNNNNNNNNNNNNNNNNNNNNNNNNNNNNNNNNNNNNNNNNNNNNNNNNNNNNNNNNNNNNNNNNNNNNNNNNNNNNNNNNNNNNNNNNNNNNNNNNNNNNNNccccccttacataatgatctgtaaaccatatgtatgtagtttgaactacaaaataattctccccctttttgtcaatataaactggcaaaggtacgaaaactaacgggatcataataaaattctcaaagagattattcatgactaaaagagaacatatcaatttggtttcgatgatttcacatagtcgaaacctAGTGTactcatcaaggaatttataaagatacaagataactcctacaatattccacagccgcactccccacacagatttggcaattaagcacaagttcaattaagaactctcccccataatatgtcattcccgaaagaacaacaagagcgaccttacttttataagaaaagaaggatttatttggactttaaaaaattacatgaaatatgaatttttatccaaaaagcgttggtatgtcaagattggttgtcatattttagtgaatcaaaactcaattaaagagtcgcttgattatatactagagacaacctcatataggttaggctagaaagattaggattatgagacatacaagtattactcaaagacttgaagaatgtgaagaagtaacaagctacattgacgacatcatccttcctcttgaggttagtaatattgtgacttgaactgtttcattcctaacgtatctttcaagtcgtgctatattgaaaacataagtgagaagctgtgaatgtttatactctaatagacatagtattaaggaattagaatacgaagtataacgcttatcttttgaacttcatatataagacatcgatataatcatatgaatgctattgtgattatgtgtatgggtaaaggtgaagatttcatcctaggaaacaatgtttacatttgtttaaaggaggtacattcatgaacttcttttatgaatcgaaaaggaaatcgctaggctcattggtattgttattcattgcatatctttggattaccaatatgtgtgagttagtagaaccgatcataacttgttatttatcttggtaaaactagtcacaatgcctgacttatgtattggtatgacttttattagtgtaaccgatcctaagtaatcacccaagatggtatgatcgatatttgtaattggtgtaaccgattatggtaattggtatgaccaatcacaaaagagttgtataatcgatccttgtaattggcgaaaacggtcctggtaattggtgtaaccgatcctagtgactagtgtaaccgatcacaagtaattctATGAGactatggtaaccggtcctggtaattgatgtagccgatcctggtaactgatgtaaccggtcccagtaaccatattaaggtagaaacgatccttgtgtttggtagaaccttaaacccatgattagtgtattgatatttgatcaatcacatagttgttcttggaatacagatgaaccaattctaaatttgtttggaagtgtggtataatcggttctaagattgtaaatatgaaaaaggatttacaaaaaaaagatgtcg is a window encoding:
- the LOC113341265 gene encoding N66 matrix protein-like codes for the protein MANRTGIIFSTIFFLGLISMMSSSIVDARRLGGIDVLSKNNQNGINVLANNNKDGVNILANGNKDGINIIADENQHGVNVLSNKNKDGVNVLANGNDGGVNVLSNKNKDGVNVLANGNDGGVNVLSNKNKDGVNVLSNGNNEGVNVLSNRNKDGVNVLANGNDGGVNVLSNKNKDGVNVLANGNNGGVNVLSNRNKDGVNVLANGNDRGVNVLVDKNKDGVNVLANGNDGGVNVIADKNKDGVNVLANGNDGDVNVLADKNKDGVNVLDNGNKGGVNVPTNKNGSGSNVVTDKNKSDTDTYADNNYDDGNKYGNHY